In Rhizobium sp. BG4, the genomic stretch AACCGACCTGTTCTACCAGGGTATCCGCCCGGCTGTTAATGTCGGTCTGTCGGTTTCGCGCGTCGGTTCTGCCGCGCAGATCAAGGCGATGAAGCAGGTTGCAGGCTCGATCAAGGGCGAACTCGCCCAGTATCGCGAAATGGCGGCATTCGCTCAGTTCGGCTCGGACCTCGACGCCGCAACCCAGCGCCTCCTGAACCGCGGTGCACGTCTGACCGAACTCCTGAAGCAGCCGCAGTTCTCGCCGCTGAAGACGGAAGAACAGGTCGCTGTGATCTTCGCAGGCGTCAATGGCTACCTCGACAAGCTGCCGGTTGCATCGGTCGGCAAGTTCGAACAGGCTCTGCTCTCCTACCTCCGCTCGGAAGGCAAGGCGATCCTCGACACGATCCGCACGGAAAAGGCTATCAGCGACGATACGAAGGGCAAGCTCACTGCTGCTCTCGAAACGTTCTCCAAGTCTTTTGCCTGATCGGACCCAGTTAGGACGGATAACGGATGCCTTCACTTAAGGATCTGAAAAACCGGATCGCCTCCGTCAAGGCGACGCAGAAGATTACCAAGGCGATGAAAATGGTCGCCGCGGCTAAGCTTCGGCGTGCGCAGGAGGCGGCCGAGGCCGCCCGGCCTTACTCGGAACGCATGGCGGCTGTTCTTTCGAACATCGCCAATGCGGTTACCGATGCCGACGGCGCACCGCTGCTCATGACCGGTACCGGCAAGGATCAGGTTCACCTGCTCGTTGTCTGCACCGCAGAACGCGGCCTTTGCGGCGGCTTCAACTCGCAGATCTCGCGCTTTGCCCGTGATCATGCGCGCAAGCTGATCGCCGAAGGCAAGACCGTGAAGATCTTCACGGTCGGCAAGAAGGGCTTTGACAGCCTGCGCCGCGAATTCGCATCGCTGATCGTCGAGCGCAAGGAATTGCGCGAGGTCAAGCGCGTCGGATTCGACAACGCGGACCAGATCGGCAAGCGCATCATCGAGATGTTCGAAGCCGGCGAGTTCGACGTTTGCACGCTGTTCTATTCCGAGTTCAAGTCGGTCATCAGCCAGATCCCGACGGCCCAGCAGATCATCCCGGCACAGGCGCCTGAAGGCGTTGTCGAAGATGCTGCCCATGCCGGCGCGGTCTATGAATATGAGCCGGATCCGGCTGCGATCCTTGAGGATCTGATCCCGCGCAACATCTCTGTCCAGATCTTCCGTGCACTGCTTGAAAACGCAGCCGGTGAAATGGGCGCCAAGATGAGCGCGATGGACAACGCGACGCGTAACGCAGGTGAGATGATCAACAAGCTGACGCTCAACTACAACCGTCAGCGTCAGGCGCAGATCACCAAGGAACTGATTGAAATCATTTCGGGCGCGGAAGCGCTCTGAGGTTAGAGAAAGAGGGTATTAAAATGGCTAGGGCAGCTACCCCGAAGGCGGCAGCGAAGACCGCCGCTAAGAAGACCGCCACAGGCTCTGTCGGCAAGGTCACACAGGTTATCGGCGCCGTCGTCGACGTTGCTTTCGAAGGCGAACTGCCGGCGATTTTGAACGCGCTCGAAACCACGAACATGGGCAACCGCCTTGTTCTCGAAGTCGCACAGCACCTCGGCGAAAACTCCGTTCGCACGATCGCCATGGACTCGACCGAAGGTCTGGTTCGCGGTCAGGAAGTCACCGACACCGGCGCTCCGATCTCGGTTCCGGTTGGTGACGAAACGCTCGGCCGTATCATGAACGTCATCGGCGAGCCGGTTGACGAAGCTGGTCCGCTGGTTACCGCTTCCAAGCGCGCCATCCACCAGGACGCTCCGGCTTACGTCGAGCAGTCCACGGAAGCGCAGATCCTCGTCACCGGCATCAAGGTCGTCGACCTTCTCGCTCCTTACGCAAAGGGCGGCAAGATCGGCCTGTTCGGCGGCGCAGGCGTCGGCAAGACCGTTCTCATCATGGAACTGATCAACAACGTCGCCAAGGCGCACGGTGGTTACTCGGTGTTCGCAGGCGTGGGTGAACGTACCCGCGAAGGCAACGACCTTTACCACGAAATGATCGAGTCCGGCGTTAACAAGCACGGCGGTGGCGAAGGCTCCAAGGCTGCGCTGGTTTACGGCCAGATGAACGAACCGCCGGGCGCACGCGCTCGTGTTGCTCTGACCGGTCTGACGGTTGCTGAACACTTCCGCGACCAGGGCCAGGACGTTCTGTTCTTCGTCGACAACATCTTCCGCTTCACGCAGGCTGGCTCGGAAGTGTCGGCTCTGCTCGGCCGTATTCCTTCGGCCGTTGGTTATCAGCCGACGCTCGCAACCGACATGGGTCAGATGCAGGAACGCATCACCACGACCACGACCGGTTCGATCACCTCGGTTCAGGCCATTTACGTCCCCGCCGACGACTTGACCGACCCGGCGCCGGCAACTTCGTTCGCCCACCTGGACGCAACGACCGTTCTGTCGCGTTCGATCGCTGAAAAGGGTATCTACCCGGCCGTTGACCCGCTCGACTCCACGTCGCGCATGCTCGACCCGATGGTTGTCGGCGAAGAGCACTACGAAGTGGCTCGTAAGGTTCAGTCGACGCTGCAGCGCTACAAGGCCCTGCAGGATATCATCGCCATCCTGGGTATGGACGAACTGTCTGAAGAAGACCGTCTGGCAGTTGCCCGCGCCCGTAAGATCGAGCGCTTCCTGTCCCAACCGTTCTTCGTCGCCGAAGTCTTCACCGGTTCGCCGGGCAAGCTCGTTGCGCTCGAAGACACGATCAAGGGCTTCAAGGGCCTGGTCAACGGCGAATACGACCACCTGCCGGAAGCAGCCTTCTACATGGTCGGCTCGATGGAAGAAGCCATCGAAAAGGCCAAGAAGCTCTCCGCAGCCGCTTGATGAGCGACGCTCATGACGAGATTTTCTGCTGCGACTCCCTTCGGGAAGTCGTGGCAGATCTTCCGGCCCCCGCAGCCCCGACCGTCTATAGGGCGGATAACGGCCAGCTGATGATGGTGGTGGGACTGGTCCAGACCGAAGAGGGTCTCGGCTATCTCGATCAGGCGATACAGCACTGCCCGTTCTGCGGGACCAAACTGCAAGATGCAAAGGCCGAGAAGGTAAGTCACTGATGGCTGACAATTTCAATTTTGAACTCGTATCTCCGGAGCGTCTGCTTCTGTCGGAGATGGTGACGGAAGTTGTCATTCCGGCCACCGAGGGCGAGATGACGGTCATGGCCCACCATGCGCCGACGATGACGACCATCAAGCCCGGCATCGTCAGCGTTCGTTCGGCCTCCGGCAGCAAGCAGGACTACGTTGTGTTCGGCGGTTTCGCCGATATCCTGCCGACCGGCTGCACGCTGCTTGCCGAATCTGCTGTTCCGGTTGAGGAAATCAACAAGGACGAGCTGACCCGCCGCATCGAAGCTGCGCAGAAGGACCTCGAGGATGCCGAGCATCACGAGCACAAGTCCAAGCTTGAGCAGTTCATCCTCGAACTCACGCATCTGCGTGGCGTCGTCGAGCAGGATTGATCGGGACTTTTCCCAAACGATTGAAAGCGGCCTTCAGGGCCGCTTTTTTGTTTTCAGGCTACCGGATCGACCAGCGCACCCGGGCGGTGGCCTTGCCCGGGTGCGCATCGCAGCCGCGCACCTGCCAGAGCCGCGGCCGTGATCTCTAGGCCGCCGCCTGATAGGGCTGCTCGTTGCGGGCGGCGCGAAGGGCGCGCGCCCACCATTGCAGCCTGCCCATCATCCGGCTGAGGTGCCGCAGCGCCTCTTCCGGGCGGTCGAAGTGCCCGTCCTTGTCGAGCCGGTCCCAGGGGGAGACGATGCTGACCGTGTCGCGGATCGCGACTGCGTGGAGCTCGGCGAAGACCAGGCGCAGATGCTCGACGGCGCGCAGGCCGCCCGAGATGCCGCCATAGGCGACGAAGGCGATCGGCTTGACGTGCCAGGGCTCGTAGAAGGCGTCGATGAAGAATTTCAACGAGGCGGGAAAGCTGTGATTGTATTCCGGCGTGACGATGATGAAGGCGTCGGCGCGCTGCAGCCTCGCGGCGATCTCGCCGGTTTCGTCGCCGCTATTGGGGACCAGGCCGAAATCGAGCGGGTCGATGATATCCAGTTCGATCAGCGGGTAGTGGCCGAGCTGGCTGACGAGCCATTTGACGACGCGGTCGCACATGCGGCCGGGCCGCGTGCTGCCGTAGATGACGGCCAATCTGATCGTGGTCTGCATGCATTGCTCCTTCTTTACGATCGTCAGGAGCTCAGGTTATAAAACCTCAACTAATATTGAGGTCAACAGCCCATGCAGAAAAATTCGGATGGCATGATGAGCCGGCTGCTCAGTGTCGGCGAGGTAGCGGCGCGCAGCGGTCTTGCCGTATCGGCGCTGCATTTCTACGAGAGCAAGGGGTTGATCGCGAGCATTCGTTCGCGCGGCAACCAGCGCCGTTATGGCCGCGATGTGCTGCGCCGTCTCGGGATCATCAAGGTGGCGCAGCGGGTTGGAATTCCGCTTGCCGAGATCGAGGCGGCCTTCGCGACCCTGCCGCAGGGCCGCACGCCGACGGTCGCCGACTGGCAGACGTTGTCGCAGCTCTGGAAGAACGATCTGGACGACCGCATCAAGCGGCTGACACTGTTGCGCGACCACCTGACGGGATGCATCGGCTGCGGCTGCCTGTCGATCGAAAGCTGTCCGCTGCGCAACCCGCATGACAGGCTTGGCAGCGAAGGTACCGGCGCGCGGTTGCTCGAAGATATCTAGGCGGCGATGCGCTCGGCCTGCAGGAAGCTCTCCAGAGCCGCTGCCTCGTCCTTGCTGAGGTAGAGACCCTTCTTGCTCCGCCTCCAGAGGACATCCTCAGCGGTGAAGGCCCATTCATGCTGCATGAGATAGCGCACTTCGGCCTCATAGAGATCCGACCCGAAATGCCGGCCGAGATCGGCGGTCGAGGCTGCCTTGCCGAGCAGGATGGTGGCCTTGGTGCCGTAGCGGCGCGTCAGCCGCCGCGCATGGGCCGGCGCCAGGAACGGATAGGCCGCCTGCAGCCTGGCCACTTCCGCCTCAAACCCCTGCGCTGGAAAATCCCCGCCCGGCAGATGGCTCTTCGCCGTCCAAGGGCTGCCCCTCATGCCGATCGCCTCGCCGATCTTCTCCAGCGCATGTTCCGACAGACGCCGGTAGGTGGTGAGCTTGCCGCCGAAGACGTTGAGCAGCGGCGCGGCATTCGCCTCGCTGCCGTCTTTGCCCTCAAGCTTCAGCACGTAATCGCGCGTCGCCTCCTGCGCCTTCGAGGCGCCATCGTCGAAGAGCGGGCGGACCGCCGAATAGGTCCAGACGATATCGTCGGCGGTGACCGGCTCCTTGAAATACTCGCTTGCCGCCTTGCAGAGATAATCCGTCTCTTCCGCCGATATCCTGACATCCTTCGGATCTCCACCATAATCCCGGTCGGTGGTGCCGATCAGGGTGAAGTCTTCCTCATAGGGAATGGCGAAGATGATGCGGTTGTCGGGGTTCTGGAAGAAATAGGCCTTGGGACCGTCGAACTTCTTCTTCACGATGATATGGCTGCCCTGGACGAGCCGGACATGGCGCGCCTCGTTCTGGCCGAAGGCGGCGCGGATGACGTGATCGACCCAGGGACCGGCGGCATTGACCAGCATGCGGGCCTGATGCGTCTCGCTGCGGCCCGAGAGCGTATCCACCGTCTCGACGACCCACAGCCCGTTCTCACGCCGCGCCGACACCACTTTCGTGCGCGGCATGATCAGCGCGCCCTTGTCGGCGGCATCCCGGGCGTTCAGCACCACCATGCGGGCATCGTCGACCCAGCCATCGGAATATTCGAAGGCTTTCGTAAACAGCGCCTTCAAGGGCTTGGCTGCTGGGTCACGGCGCATGTCGAGCACCGCTGTCGGCGGCAGGAGCTTGCGGCCGCCGAGGTGATCGTAGAGGAACAGACCCAGCCGGATCAGCCAGGCCGGGCGGATGCCGCCCTTGTGATAGGGCAGGACGAAACGCATCGGCCAGATGATATGCGGCGCCATCGCCCAGAGCACTTCGCGCTCCATCAGCGATTCACGCACGAGGCGGAACTCGTAATGTTCGAGATAGCGCAGGCCGCCATGGATCAGCTTGGTGGCGCCCGACGAAGTGCCGGAGGCGAAGTCGTTCATCTCCGCCAGCGCCACCGAATAGCCGCGCCCCGCCGCATCACGCGCGATCCCGCAGCCGTTGATGCCTCCGCCGATCACGAATAGGTCGAAAGTCTGGCTGCCCACGCGGTTCTCCAACGATTTGGTGCTTAAAATGAAATCCATTAAGCGCTAAAACGAAAGAAAACGAATGTCAAACGAACCTTTTGCGACAGCGTAAGATTTAATCTTTGGTGCTGCCCGCCCGGTTGGTCTCCACCAGATTGATGCCCCCCTCGGAACAGATGCGGCGGAGCGAATCCAGCGTGCATTCGTCGGTCACGAAGGTATGGACCTGCGACAGGTGGCCGATGCGAACGGGCGCCGTGCGCTCGAATTTGGTGGAATCGGCGACCAGCACGACATGCCGGGCATTGGCCATGATCGCCTGGGCTACCTTCACTTCGCGGTAATCGAAATCGAGAAGCGCGCCATCGGGATCGATCGCCGAGGCGCCGATCACCGCATAATCGACCTTGAACTGGCGGATGAAATCGACGGCGGCTTCGCCGACGATGCCGCCGTCCGAGTGGCGCACGACGCCGCCGGCGATCACCACCTCGATCGACGGGAATAGTCGCAAGCGGCTGGCGACATTGATGTTATTGGTGATGA encodes the following:
- a CDS encoding F0F1 ATP synthase subunit gamma gives rise to the protein MPSLKDLKNRIASVKATQKITKAMKMVAAAKLRRAQEAAEAARPYSERMAAVLSNIANAVTDADGAPLLMTGTGKDQVHLLVVCTAERGLCGGFNSQISRFARDHARKLIAEGKTVKIFTVGKKGFDSLRREFASLIVERKELREVKRVGFDNADQIGKRIIEMFEAGEFDVCTLFYSEFKSVISQIPTAQQIIPAQAPEGVVEDAAHAGAVYEYEPDPAAILEDLIPRNISVQIFRALLENAAGEMGAKMSAMDNATRNAGEMINKLTLNYNRQRQAQITKELIEIISGAEAL
- the soxR gene encoding redox-sensitive transcriptional activator SoxR, coding for MQKNSDGMMSRLLSVGEVAARSGLAVSALHFYESKGLIASIRSRGNQRRYGRDVLRRLGIIKVAQRVGIPLAEIEAAFATLPQGRTPTVADWQTLSQLWKNDLDDRIKRLTLLRDHLTGCIGCGCLSIESCPLRNPHDRLGSEGTGARLLEDI
- a CDS encoding DeoR/GlpR family DNA-binding transcription regulator, producing the protein MFLSGRQTEILDIAKSEGRVLVEDLAARFSVTPQTIRKDLNDLCDSRVLTRIHGGAIFPGGTENVKYEARRSIAANEKTAIGRASAALIPNNASLFINIGTTTEAVGEALIEHHELMVITNNINVASRLRLFPSIEVVIAGGVVRHSDGGIVGEAAVDFIRQFKVDYAVIGASAIDPDGALLDFDYREVKVAQAIMANARHVVLVADSTKFERTAPVRIGHLSQVHTFVTDECTLDSLRRICSEGGINLVETNRAGSTKD
- a CDS encoding NAD(P)H-dependent oxidoreductase; the protein is MQTTIRLAVIYGSTRPGRMCDRVVKWLVSQLGHYPLIELDIIDPLDFGLVPNSGDETGEIAARLQRADAFIIVTPEYNHSFPASLKFFIDAFYEPWHVKPIAFVAYGGISGGLRAVEHLRLVFAELHAVAIRDTVSIVSPWDRLDKDGHFDRPEEALRHLSRMMGRLQWWARALRAARNEQPYQAAA
- the glpD gene encoding glycerol-3-phosphate dehydrogenase, whose translation is MGSQTFDLFVIGGGINGCGIARDAAGRGYSVALAEMNDFASGTSSGATKLIHGGLRYLEHYEFRLVRESLMEREVLWAMAPHIIWPMRFVLPYHKGGIRPAWLIRLGLFLYDHLGGRKLLPPTAVLDMRRDPAAKPLKALFTKAFEYSDGWVDDARMVVLNARDAADKGALIMPRTKVVSARRENGLWVVETVDTLSGRSETHQARMLVNAAGPWVDHVIRAAFGQNEARHVRLVQGSHIIVKKKFDGPKAYFFQNPDNRIIFAIPYEEDFTLIGTTDRDYGGDPKDVRISAEETDYLCKAASEYFKEPVTADDIVWTYSAVRPLFDDGASKAQEATRDYVLKLEGKDGSEANAAPLLNVFGGKLTTYRRLSEHALEKIGEAIGMRGSPWTAKSHLPGGDFPAQGFEAEVARLQAAYPFLAPAHARRLTRRYGTKATILLGKAASTADLGRHFGSDLYEAEVRYLMQHEWAFTAEDVLWRRSKKGLYLSKDEAAALESFLQAERIAA
- the atpD gene encoding F0F1 ATP synthase subunit beta produces the protein MARAATPKAAAKTAAKKTATGSVGKVTQVIGAVVDVAFEGELPAILNALETTNMGNRLVLEVAQHLGENSVRTIAMDSTEGLVRGQEVTDTGAPISVPVGDETLGRIMNVIGEPVDEAGPLVTASKRAIHQDAPAYVEQSTEAQILVTGIKVVDLLAPYAKGGKIGLFGGAGVGKTVLIMELINNVAKAHGGYSVFAGVGERTREGNDLYHEMIESGVNKHGGGEGSKAALVYGQMNEPPGARARVALTGLTVAEHFRDQGQDVLFFVDNIFRFTQAGSEVSALLGRIPSAVGYQPTLATDMGQMQERITTTTTGSITSVQAIYVPADDLTDPAPATSFAHLDATTVLSRSIAEKGIYPAVDPLDSTSRMLDPMVVGEEHYEVARKVQSTLQRYKALQDIIAILGMDELSEEDRLAVARARKIERFLSQPFFVAEVFTGSPGKLVALEDTIKGFKGLVNGEYDHLPEAAFYMVGSMEEAIEKAKKLSAAA
- a CDS encoding F0F1 ATP synthase subunit epsilon is translated as MADNFNFELVSPERLLLSEMVTEVVIPATEGEMTVMAHHAPTMTTIKPGIVSVRSASGSKQDYVVFGGFADILPTGCTLLAESAVPVEEINKDELTRRIEAAQKDLEDAEHHEHKSKLEQFILELTHLRGVVEQD